Proteins from a genomic interval of Hornefia porci:
- the trmD gene encoding tRNA (guanosine(37)-N1)-methyltransferase TrmD, whose translation MKFNVLTLFPEMFTPMTTSILGRAANRGLIEFSFVNIRDYSRDPHNRADDYSFGGGPGMVMLAEPIFGAMEAVDAGTKKVIYMSPRGRIIDREILESLAEEPELVILCGHYEGVDQRVLDYWNAEELSIGDYIVTGGELPAMVLMDSLSRLIPGVLASEEGAMGESVYSGLLEYPQYTRPRSFRGLDVPEILLSGDHRKIELWRFEEALRLTAEMRPELFEDFVKKHGELPKDEQKVMEKVRGML comes from the coding sequence ATGAAGTTCAATGTTCTGACGCTGTTTCCGGAGATGTTCACTCCGATGACGACGAGCATCCTGGGACGGGCCGCGAACCGGGGGCTGATTGAATTCAGCTTTGTGAATATCCGGGATTACAGCCGGGATCCTCACAACCGGGCGGACGATTATTCCTTCGGAGGCGGACCGGGCATGGTCATGCTGGCGGAGCCGATTTTCGGCGCGATGGAGGCTGTGGATGCGGGAACAAAGAAAGTCATCTATATGTCGCCCCGGGGGAGGATCATTGACAGAGAGATTCTGGAATCGCTGGCAGAGGAGCCTGAACTGGTGATTCTCTGCGGTCATTACGAGGGCGTGGATCAGAGGGTTCTGGATTACTGGAACGCAGAGGAGCTTTCCATCGGCGATTATATCGTGACGGGCGGAGAGCTGCCGGCGATGGTGCTGATGGATTCGCTGTCCCGGCTGATTCCCGGAGTGCTGGCCAGCGAGGAGGGCGCAATGGGGGAATCGGTGTATTCCGGCCTGCTGGAGTATCCGCAGTATACCCGTCCGCGCTCCTTTCGGGGGCTTGATGTCCCGGAAATCCTGCTGTCCGGGGATCACAGAAAAATAGAGCTCTGGAGGTTTGAAGAGGCTCTGCGGCTGACGGCGGAGATGAGACCGGAGCTGTTTGAAGATTTTGTGAAGAAACACGGTGAATTGCCAAAAGATGAACAGAAAGTGATGGAAAAAGTACGGGGAATGTTGTAG
- the gmk gene encoding guanylate kinase: MEAYAQHTGKLFIISGPSGAGKGTICKRLIEDSDPDRMELSVSMTTRPPRKGEVDGVSYYFVTMEQFRENVLADGFLEHAEVYGNCYGTPKAKVIEKLEAGIDVVLEIDIQGAMNVKKAYPDGIFIFILPPSMSILRKRLTGRGTDSMEIIDMRLSKTLGELSYIEEYDYVVVNGELEEAVDRVKAIVVAEHSRVTENINELIEKYKEEI, from the coding sequence ATGGAAGCTTACGCACAGCATACGGGGAAGCTGTTTATCATTTCAGGTCCTTCCGGAGCGGGAAAAGGGACGATCTGCAAAAGACTGATTGAGGACAGTGATCCGGACAGAATGGAACTGTCAGTATCGATGACGACCCGCCCGCCCAGAAAGGGAGAGGTAGACGGGGTCAGTTATTATTTTGTGACGATGGAGCAGTTCCGGGAGAATGTTCTCGCGGACGGATTTCTGGAGCACGCGGAGGTGTACGGAAACTGCTACGGCACGCCGAAGGCGAAGGTCATCGAAAAACTTGAAGCCGGAATTGACGTTGTTTTGGAAATCGATATCCAGGGTGCAATGAATGTAAAGAAGGCGTATCCTGACGGAATTTTCATCTTTATTCTTCCGCCGTCGATGTCGATACTGCGCAAGCGTCTGACGGGACGGGGAACAGACAGCATGGAGATTATTGATATGCGTCTTTCCAAAACGCTGGGAGAGCTGTCGTATATCGAAGAATATGATTATGTCGTCGTGAACGGGGAACTGGAGGAGGCGGTGGATCGCGTCAAAGCGATCGTCGTCGCGGAGCACTCCCGGGTGACGGAGAATATAAACGAACTGATTGAGAAATATAAGGAGGAAATCTAA
- a CDS encoding YggT family protein, with translation MAYILIRAISWFANILVFILMGRAILSWFARDPYSSLGKAYMAFVRLSEPMVAPCRKLLSRWNTGMFDFSVLLAFFLVEIVERVLIRIIVLIAL, from the coding sequence TTGGCCTATATACTGATAAGAGCGATCAGCTGGTTCGCCAACATTCTGGTTTTTATCCTGATGGGAAGAGCGATTCTCAGCTGGTTCGCGAGAGATCCATATTCATCTCTGGGGAAGGCCTATATGGCGTTTGTACGGCTTTCGGAGCCGATGGTGGCGCCCTGCCGGAAACTGCTCAGCCGATGGAATACCGGTATGTTTGATTTCTCAGTACTGCTGGCGTTCTTTCTGGTCGAGATTGTCGAGAGGGTGCTGATACGGATTATAGTCTTGATCGCATTGTAA
- the rpoZ gene encoding DNA-directed RNA polymerase subunit omega, with product MLYPSINEIRKKADSRYTIAILAAKRARDLIDGKPALTEDAHCDRPVSIAAWEIAEGLITYERDETASDVEFEDPADDAELRDAAPAEKFSEEEPSAEDGAQGEELPEEELPEEPGASE from the coding sequence ATGTTATACCCGTCAATAAATGAAATCAGAAAAAAAGCGGACAGCCGTTATACAATCGCGATTCTGGCGGCCAAGCGGGCCCGCGACCTGATCGATGGAAAGCCTGCGCTGACGGAGGACGCACACTGCGACCGGCCGGTTTCCATCGCGGCCTGGGAGATTGCGGAGGGACTGATCACCTATGAGCGTGACGAAACTGCTTCCGATGTGGAATTTGAGGATCCTGCAGATGATGCGGAGCTCCGGGATGCGGCTCCTGCGGAAAAGTTTTCTGAAGAGGAGCCTTCCGCTGAAGACGGGGCTCAGGGAGAAGAGCTGCCGGAGGAGGAGCTGCCGGAGGAACCCGGGGCTTCTGAGTAG
- a CDS encoding DivIVA domain-containing protein gives MITPQDIEQKVFTSALKGYKREEVDKFLDEIMMGMESLLAENERLKKNVADLQAEIQEHKQNESSVMETIEQAKSLMSDISESAEKRAEVIIKNAHADASRIVQDARESVASLTSQSDTMKSNLNTFRNNYKKLLKQELNRIDGVQNDLFADLRSDFYPGTEPEEEPAPAVENDMQDPAIAAGLFSETISDEPVASVRTPMDDLFSEPVPVQTDFADEEPAENMTDKTLTDLVLDQEDASSEFDENAKTIVMNGSEDFLHQNPDGR, from the coding sequence ATGATAACACCACAGGATATTGAACAAAAAGTATTTACTTCCGCGCTGAAGGGATACAAAAGGGAAGAAGTAGACAAGTTTCTGGACGAGATCATGATGGGAATGGAGTCCCTCCTGGCGGAGAACGAGCGACTGAAGAAGAACGTTGCGGATCTGCAGGCGGAGATTCAGGAGCATAAGCAGAACGAGTCTTCTGTGATGGAAACCATCGAGCAGGCGAAGAGTCTCATGAGTGATATCTCTGAGAGCGCGGAAAAGAGAGCGGAAGTGATCATCAAGAACGCGCACGCCGATGCGTCCCGCATCGTGCAGGACGCCAGAGAGTCCGTCGCCAGTCTGACCAGTCAGAGCGATACGATGAAGTCGAACCTGAACACGTTCAGGAACAACTATAAAAAACTTCTGAAGCAGGAGCTGAACCGGATTGACGGTGTGCAGAACGATCTGTTCGCAGATCTGCGGAGCGATTTTTATCCGGGGACAGAGCCGGAGGAGGAGCCGGCTCCGGCTGTTGAGAACGATATGCAGGATCCCGCCATCGCTGCGGGTCTGTTCAGCGAGACGATCAGTGATGAACCTGTCGCGTCGGTCAGAACTCCGATGGACGATCTGTTCTCAGAGCCTGTACCGGTTCAGACGGATTTCGCTGACGAGGAACCGGCGGAGAATATGACCGACAAAACCCTGACCGACCTGGTGCTGGATCAGGAAGATGCCTCGTCCGAATTTGACGAAAATGCGAAGACGATCGTGATGAATGGTTCAGAGGATTTTCTGCATCAGAACCCGGACGGCCGGTAA
- a CDS encoding YicC/YloC family endoribonuclease, which produces MIKSMTGFGRGEFSDGKRSVTVEIRTVNHRYCDIAVRMPRRYSFVEDKVRKTIREKISRGKADVSVLVENITESDVTIRLNEPVADQYIENLNRLKNEFRLDGEISLSLIAQMPEVLKQIPDVEDEDEMTRCILTPVLQAVENLEEMRAAEGRKLAQDLLMRADLIRGLVSRIETKADDVPKEYAKRLRDRIGELLEGSVEIPEDRIMVEAAIFADKCNITEELTRLKSHMDQMKTIITEGSGADGKKLDFLVQEMNREANTIGSKANSLEITSLMLQIKAEIEKIREQVQNIE; this is translated from the coding sequence ATGATCAAGAGCATGACCGGCTTCGGCCGCGGAGAATTTTCAGATGGAAAGCGGAGTGTTACCGTTGAAATCAGGACAGTAAATCATCGCTACTGCGATATTGCGGTCAGAATGCCGCGCAGATATTCCTTTGTGGAAGACAAAGTCAGAAAGACGATCCGGGAAAAGATCAGCCGGGGAAAGGCAGACGTTTCTGTCCTTGTGGAGAATATCACAGAAAGCGACGTGACAATTCGGCTGAACGAGCCTGTCGCGGATCAGTATATCGAAAATCTGAACCGGCTGAAAAATGAATTCCGTCTGGACGGTGAAATCAGCCTGTCTCTTATCGCGCAGATGCCGGAGGTTCTGAAACAGATTCCGGATGTGGAGGACGAGGATGAGATGACGCGCTGTATTCTGACGCCGGTGCTGCAGGCAGTGGAGAATCTGGAAGAGATGCGGGCTGCGGAGGGCAGGAAGCTGGCGCAGGATCTGCTGATGCGGGCGGACCTCATCCGCGGACTGGTGTCCCGTATCGAGACGAAAGCGGATGACGTCCCGAAGGAGTACGCGAAACGGCTGCGTGACCGCATTGGTGAACTGCTGGAGGGAAGCGTTGAGATTCCCGAGGACCGGATCATGGTGGAGGCGGCGATTTTTGCGGACAAATGTAACATCACGGAAGAGCTCACCCGTCTGAAGAGTCATATGGACCAGATGAAGACGATCATTACGGAAGGCAGCGGAGCGGATGGGAAGAAGCTGGACTTCCTGGTGCAGGAGATGAATCGTGAGGCGAACACGATCGGTTCTAAAGCAAACAGTCTCGAGATTACGTCGCTGATGCTGCAGATTAAGGCAGAAATAGAGAAAATTCGCGAACAGGTGCAGAACATCGAATAG
- a CDS encoding HlyD family efflux transporter periplasmic adaptor subunit, whose translation MKGIKGKPILLFILVLAALYCVIYVIPTLTGALRSSYTVEYGELQISDETDGYIVRNEKVYFAGAGGEENRYISAGRLIRKGTKVMTLTGSNDSREQRRYRRIRENIGKAGITTGSFAAQAEGVVSYYADGYEAEFTPSAIDKKKYDDFRELGKAESIDLARSEVAKGDPVFKIVDRSGWYLVCYVPLENRSRYKTGERYTLVLNQKTEIYGKVTGVTREGSRLKLVIRTDYYYKSFASVRTVPVKIITSDATGLVIYNSSITKKNGKKGVYVRQNSGKYKFTPIQVITTDGKKSVISSSSFYDSGGNAVSTVQNYDEVLRRA comes from the coding sequence ATGAAGGGTATTAAAGGAAAGCCAATTTTATTATTCATTCTCGTGCTGGCGGCGCTTTACTGTGTGATCTATGTGATTCCGACGCTTACCGGCGCGCTGAGGTCTTCCTATACCGTGGAATATGGCGAGCTTCAGATTTCCGATGAAACGGACGGATACATTGTCCGGAATGAGAAGGTCTACTTTGCGGGCGCGGGCGGAGAAGAGAACCGCTACATCAGCGCCGGCAGACTGATCCGGAAGGGTACGAAGGTCATGACGCTGACCGGGAGCAATGATAGCCGGGAACAGCGCAGATACCGGAGGATCCGGGAAAACATCGGCAAGGCGGGGATCACGACGGGCAGCTTCGCCGCTCAGGCGGAGGGCGTTGTGAGCTATTACGCCGACGGATACGAGGCTGAGTTCACCCCCTCTGCTATTGACAAAAAGAAATACGATGATTTCAGGGAACTGGGAAAGGCGGAGAGCATTGACCTGGCGCGGAGCGAGGTCGCGAAGGGCGACCCGGTCTTTAAAATCGTGGATCGGTCCGGCTGGTATCTGGTGTGCTATGTTCCCCTCGAAAACAGGAGCCGGTATAAGACCGGCGAGCGGTACACTCTGGTGCTGAATCAGAAGACAGAGATTTACGGAAAGGTGACAGGAGTGACCAGGGAGGGGAGCCGTCTGAAGCTGGTGATCCGGACAGACTATTATTATAAGAGCTTTGCGTCGGTACGGACGGTGCCGGTGAAGATCATTACCTCTGACGCGACCGGGCTTGTGATTTACAATTCCAGTATCACAAAGAAGAACGGGAAGAAGGGAGTCTATGTCCGGCAGAACAGCGGGAAATACAAATTCACGCCCATTCAGGTGATTACTACCGACGGGAAGAAATCCGTGATCAGCAGCTCCAGTTTTTATGATTCCGGCGGGAATGCGGTCAGTACCGTGCAGAATTACGATGAGGTGCTCAGAAGAGCCTGA
- a CDS encoding RluA family pseudouridine synthase, translating to MDRFRYEISEETAGKRLDSVLAKAIDGMSRSHVQNIFDLGGIRVNGEQCTSKNYKAAAGDIIDVALPDPVELEIEPQNIPLDIVYEDDDVLVVNKPAGMVVHPAVGNLDGTLVNAIMYHCGDSLSSINGVIRPGIVHRIDKDTSGLLMVAKNDRAHISLSRQLYEHTITRKYLALVQDNIRQDEGTVDLPIGRDPKNRLKKAVNGAGAKDAVTHFRVLERYGEYTLIRCQLETGRTHQIRVHMAYIKHPLIGDPLYGSRKQIFNVKGQMLHAGILGFVHPSGGEYMEFRVDPPEEFQRVVCTLRNKTERL from the coding sequence ATCGACAGATTCAGGTATGAAATCAGTGAAGAAACAGCAGGCAAACGTCTTGATTCAGTGCTGGCGAAGGCAATTGACGGGATGTCTCGTTCTCATGTCCAGAATATTTTTGATCTCGGAGGGATCCGCGTCAATGGCGAACAGTGCACATCCAAGAATTATAAGGCTGCTGCCGGCGATATAATCGATGTGGCTCTTCCGGATCCCGTGGAGCTGGAAATCGAGCCCCAGAATATTCCGCTGGACATCGTATATGAGGACGATGACGTTCTCGTTGTGAATAAGCCGGCGGGAATGGTCGTGCACCCGGCCGTCGGGAATCTGGACGGAACACTGGTCAACGCGATAATGTATCACTGCGGCGACAGTCTGTCGTCCATCAACGGGGTCATCCGCCCGGGCATTGTGCACCGGATCGACAAAGACACCAGCGGACTTCTGATGGTGGCGAAGAACGACCGGGCGCATATTTCCCTTTCAAGGCAGTTGTATGAGCACACGATCACCAGGAAATATCTGGCGCTCGTGCAGGACAATATCCGTCAGGACGAGGGTACGGTGGATCTGCCGATCGGCAGAGACCCGAAAAACCGGCTGAAGAAGGCGGTGAACGGCGCGGGAGCCAAGGATGCCGTTACGCATTTCCGCGTGCTGGAGCGCTATGGAGAATATACGCTGATCCGTTGTCAGCTGGAGACCGGCAGGACTCATCAGATTCGGGTTCACATGGCCTATATCAAGCACCCGCTTATCGGTGATCCGCTGTACGGATCCAGAAAACAGATATTCAATGTCAAGGGGCAGATGCTTCACGCCGGGATTCTCGGATTCGTCCATCCGTCCGGCGGAGAATATATGGAATTCCGGGTTGATCCTCCGGAAGAGTTTCAGCGTGTGGTCTGTACGCTGAGAAATAAAACGGAACGCCTGTGA
- the rimM gene encoding ribosome maturation factor RimM (Essential for efficient processing of 16S rRNA) encodes MSEKILIGKIVNVFGLAGEVKVYNYSGSENRYEELEKIFAGGELYRIQQARRQKNMILLKLEGVDDRDAAERLRGKNVYMREEDLPELPEDEHYIRDIIGMEVFDEPSGRIIGTLKDVLTERAQPVYVVKTEDGGEVLIPGVPVFVKKIDETARRVTVALIEGMLP; translated from the coding sequence ATGAGCGAGAAGATACTGATCGGAAAAATCGTGAATGTGTTCGGCCTTGCCGGCGAGGTGAAGGTCTATAATTATTCGGGGTCAGAGAACCGCTACGAGGAGCTGGAGAAGATCTTTGCCGGCGGAGAACTGTACCGGATTCAGCAGGCGCGCCGTCAGAAGAACATGATCCTGCTGAAGCTGGAGGGTGTGGACGACCGCGACGCGGCGGAACGGCTGCGGGGAAAAAACGTCTACATGAGGGAGGAGGATCTTCCGGAGCTGCCGGAGGATGAGCATTACATCCGGGACATAATCGGCATGGAGGTGTTCGATGAGCCCTCCGGCCGTATCATCGGGACGCTGAAGGATGTACTTACAGAGCGGGCGCAGCCGGTGTATGTCGTGAAAACAGAAGACGGCGGGGAAGTTCTGATACCGGGGGTACCTGTCTTTGTTAAAAAAATCGACGAGACGGCCCGGCGCGTCACGGTTGCTCTGATAGAAGGGATGCTGCCATGA
- the rpsP gene encoding 30S ribosomal protein S16 produces the protein MVKIRLKRMGAHKKPFYRVVVADSRTQRDGRFIEEIGYFDPMVEPNVIRIDDEKAKKWLAQGAQPTNVVKDLLKKSGIIE, from the coding sequence ATGGTAAAAATCAGATTGAAGAGAATGGGAGCACACAAGAAGCCTTTTTATAGAGTTGTTGTTGCAGATTCCCGCACACAGAGAGACGGAAGATTCATCGAAGAGATCGGCTACTTCGATCCCATGGTGGAGCCGAACGTCATCCGCATCGATGACGAAAAGGCGAAAAAATGGCTGGCGCAGGGTGCGCAGCCGACAAATGTTGTAAAGGATCTGCTGAAGAAATCCGGAATCATTGAATAG
- the lspA gene encoding signal peptidase II has protein sequence MRYFIAAAGILLADQLVKAAVRAALPVGGAVAVLGDFFRIIYIRNDGAAWGILSGMRGFLMFFPLVMTALIVIFLLKNRQMHWLGKLSLTMIAAGGVGNFIDRLVFGYVTDMFSFSLFPPVFNVADIAVTVGCGLLMIFVFRGEKLSQKRG, from the coding sequence ATGAGATATTTTATTGCTGCGGCGGGGATTCTGCTGGCCGATCAGCTTGTGAAGGCGGCTGTCCGCGCGGCTCTGCCGGTGGGAGGCGCTGTTGCCGTGCTCGGCGACTTCTTTCGGATCATCTATATCCGGAACGACGGGGCCGCATGGGGAATCCTGTCGGGCATGCGGGGGTTTCTGATGTTTTTTCCTCTGGTCATGACGGCTCTGATCGTCATTTTCCTGTTGAAAAACCGTCAGATGCACTGGTTGGGCAAGCTGTCTCTGACCATGATCGCGGCAGGCGGCGTCGGGAATTTTATCGACCGGCTCGTGTTCGGCTATGTGACGGATATGTTTTCCTTCTCGCTGTTCCCGCCGGTGTTTAATGTGGCAGATATTGCTGTGACAGTGGGCTGCGGCCTTCTGATGATATTTGTTTTCCGAGGAGAGAAATTATCACAGAAAAGAGGATAG
- a CDS encoding YggS family pyridoxal phosphate-dependent enzyme, whose amino-acid sequence MSIKSNIDYVNELKAQAAEKSGRKADDVLLVAVTKLHTPAEINEAIDAGITDIGENKVQEIMDKYDAVKPVRWHLIGHLQTNKVKYIIDKVCMIHSVDSFHLAKEINKRAAQHDLTMDILIQVNSAMDENKFGITTDETDELIRQISEECPNIRIRGLMCIAPFEENVEDARPYFAAVKKIYDRYADRKTDRVDFRYLSMGMTHDFQVAVEEGSNLIRVGTAIFGYRDYRKEEK is encoded by the coding sequence ATGTCAATTAAATCAAACATCGATTATGTAAACGAACTGAAGGCGCAGGCAGCGGAGAAATCCGGGCGGAAGGCGGATGACGTTCTTCTGGTCGCGGTGACCAAGCTCCATACCCCTGCAGAGATCAATGAAGCGATCGATGCGGGAATTACAGATATCGGAGAGAATAAAGTCCAGGAGATTATGGACAAATATGACGCGGTGAAGCCGGTGCGCTGGCATCTGATCGGCCACCTGCAGACGAATAAGGTCAAGTATATCATCGACAAGGTCTGCATGATTCACTCCGTTGACAGTTTTCACCTGGCGAAGGAGATTAACAAACGGGCCGCGCAGCATGATCTGACGATGGACATCCTGATTCAGGTCAATTCGGCAATGGACGAAAACAAATTCGGAATTACTACAGATGAGACGGACGAACTGATCCGGCAGATTTCTGAGGAATGTCCGAACATCCGGATCCGCGGACTGATGTGCATCGCGCCTTTTGAGGAGAATGTGGAGGACGCCCGGCCGTATTTCGCGGCGGTGAAGAAGATATATGACAGATATGCGGATCGGAAAACGGATCGGGTGGATTTCCGGTACCTGTCCATGGGCATGACACACGATTTTCAGGTAGCCGTGGAGGAGGGATCCAACCTGATCCGGGTAGGAACCGCGATCTTCGGGTATCGTGATTATAGAAAAGAAGAGAAATAA
- a CDS encoding cell division protein SepF, with protein MSIGDSMKKLIGIEELDEITEEEVNAAKDQLTKQAPMRSAAKEVPQAAPAPAPERHQTPPMTSSSPARGERRFTVTSTNAFKLVLLEPKTFEECPKLVDSLKSKKPVIINLEKLETETARKIFDFLSGATYALNGNVQKVANNIFIFAPENVDIAGGISEDRPGPEFPADDRATMKADNPWRK; from the coding sequence ATGAGCATTGGGGATTCCATGAAGAAGCTGATCGGCATCGAGGAGCTTGATGAGATCACGGAAGAGGAAGTAAATGCGGCAAAAGATCAGTTGACGAAGCAGGCGCCGATGAGAAGCGCTGCGAAGGAGGTTCCTCAGGCGGCACCGGCGCCCGCGCCGGAGCGTCATCAGACGCCGCCGATGACATCCTCCAGTCCCGCCCGCGGAGAAAGGAGATTTACAGTGACCAGTACCAATGCGTTCAAGCTCGTTCTGCTGGAGCCTAAGACCTTTGAGGAATGTCCGAAGCTCGTGGACAGCCTTAAGAGTAAAAAACCGGTCATCATCAACCTGGAGAAGCTGGAGACCGAGACCGCCAGAAAGATCTTTGACTTCTTGAGCGGAGCGACCTATGCTCTGAACGGAAACGTCCAGAAGGTGGCGAACAATATCTTTATTTTCGCGCCGGAGAACGTTGACATTGCGGGCGGAATCTCCGAGGACCGGCCGGGTCCGGAATTTCCCGCGGACGACAGAGCGACAATGAAAGCGGATAACCCCTGGAGGAAGTAA
- a CDS encoding Rqc2 family fibronectin-binding protein, translating to MAFDGIITQAIAGELAEQITMGKIDKIYQPEADELVLHIHTRKGNRRLYITVDSSAACVRFIGENPVNPPQPLPFCMLLRKHIQGGRIVAVEQKDSERILEISLETLNELGFTVARKLIIEIMGKHSNVVLVDMTTGKIIDSIKRISIDVNRARQLLPGKLYEYPPAQNKIPYKDATEEDLRDAGDTGKAVLSRIGGISPAIADELAAREDRYEFLASVMRSIEELDFVPRVYIDEAGTPREFHIVPLTAFEESCRVMTFESLSRAMEWYFEHKRSSNRARQKSHDLVRSVNASLDKLYLKKQRLSEDLLQAENSDGLRLYGELLTANIHQMRPGMKEITVTNYYDGSDVTIPLDPRYSPNKNAQQYFKRFGKAKTAVKEKKLQLESTQQNIDYLESVLTFLNNTDSIREIEDLREELEETGFVRRRRQSGRKKKQKYRPAPRRYTTSDGFRILVGRNNRENDILTLQTAGKTDYWFHTKDIPGSHVILFTEGHEPTETAILEAASLAAFHSKARESENVPVDYVRVRYVKKPSGAKPGMVVFTNNKTVWVNPGEPASENSTRA from the coding sequence ATGGCATTTGACGGAATCATCACCCAGGCGATCGCCGGCGAGCTGGCAGAGCAGATCACCATGGGGAAAATCGATAAAATTTACCAGCCGGAGGCGGATGAGCTGGTTCTCCACATCCATACCCGGAAGGGAAACCGCCGGCTTTATATCACAGTTGACAGTTCGGCGGCCTGCGTCCGGTTCATCGGAGAGAATCCGGTGAACCCGCCGCAGCCTCTGCCCTTCTGTATGCTGCTTCGCAAGCACATACAGGGCGGCCGGATCGTGGCTGTGGAACAAAAGGATTCTGAGCGGATCCTGGAAATTTCACTTGAAACTCTGAACGAGCTCGGATTTACTGTGGCCCGGAAGCTGATTATCGAGATCATGGGAAAACACAGCAACGTCGTACTGGTGGATATGACAACAGGGAAAATCATTGACAGCATCAAACGGATTTCCATCGATGTCAACCGGGCGCGGCAGCTCCTTCCCGGCAAGCTCTATGAATATCCTCCGGCCCAGAACAAAATCCCCTATAAAGACGCCACAGAAGAAGATCTGCGAGACGCCGGAGATACAGGGAAGGCTGTCCTTTCCAGAATCGGCGGAATTTCCCCCGCAATCGCTGACGAGCTGGCGGCACGGGAGGATCGTTATGAATTTCTGGCGAGCGTGATGCGAAGCATCGAAGAACTTGATTTTGTTCCTCGTGTATACATCGACGAGGCAGGCACTCCCCGGGAATTCCACATCGTACCGCTGACCGCGTTTGAAGAGAGCTGCAGAGTCATGACCTTCGAAAGCCTGAGCCGGGCCATGGAATGGTACTTCGAGCATAAGCGGAGTTCGAACCGCGCGCGGCAGAAATCGCATGATCTGGTGCGGTCGGTGAACGCGTCTCTGGACAAACTGTATCTGAAAAAGCAGCGGCTTTCCGAAGACCTTCTGCAGGCGGAGAACTCAGACGGTCTTCGCCTTTACGGGGAGCTTCTGACCGCGAACATCCATCAGATGCGCCCGGGGATGAAGGAAATCACGGTGACAAATTATTATGACGGCAGCGATGTGACCATCCCGCTGGATCCGCGGTACTCCCCCAACAAAAATGCTCAGCAGTATTTCAAGCGTTTCGGCAAGGCGAAAACCGCCGTGAAGGAGAAAAAACTTCAGCTGGAATCGACTCAGCAGAACATCGACTATCTGGAATCCGTGCTGACATTTCTGAACAACACGGACAGCATCCGGGAGATTGAAGACCTTCGCGAAGAGCTGGAGGAAACGGGATTCGTCCGCCGGCGCAGACAGTCCGGACGAAAAAAGAAGCAGAAGTACCGGCCTGCGCCCCGCCGTTATACGACCAGCGACGGATTCCGGATTCTGGTGGGACGCAACAACCGGGAAAACGATATCCTGACGCTGCAGACGGCCGGAAAAACCGATTACTGGTTCCACACCAAGGACATTCCGGGATCTCATGTGATCCTTTTCACCGAAGGACACGAACCCACCGAAACCGCGATTCTCGAAGCAGCTTCTCTGGCTGCGTTCCACAGCAAGGCCAGGGAATCCGAAAACGTGCCGGTGGACTATGTCCGGGTCCGCTACGTAAAAAAGCCATCCGGGGCAAAGCCGGGGATGGTTGTTTTCACAAATAATAAAACGGTATGGGTAAATCCCGGGGAGCCGGCGTCAGAGAACAGCACGCGCGCCTGA